The Geminocystis sp. NIES-3708 genomic sequence TCTGCACCGCCGTCTTTAACAATCATATCCTCTAATTCATCGACTCCAAGCATTTTTAACGCACCTAAAACCCTATCAAAAGAGCAACCACAATCAAATCTAACCATTTGTACTTCAGGGAAAATATTTAAACCGAAGTCTCCTAATAAATCAGTCAAAATATGAGATAGTGTTTTTCCTTGACGTAATAATGGAGTAAAACCTTTTAATTGATTGACACGAGATTCTAAAGTTGTGACTAAAGTAGGGTCTTCCGCAACCTTGGGTAATACTTGCAATAAAATTCCTCCAGAAGCCGTAACTCCTTCTTTACTGACAAACACCCCTACTAATAAAGCCGATGCCGTTTGCTCGGATGTCATCAAATAATTAGCAATATCGTCTCCCACTTCCCCTGAAATTAATTCTACAGTACTAGAATAATTATAACCATAGCCAACATCTCGAACTACATATAAATAACCATCTTTACCAACCGCACCACCGACATCTAATTTGCCCATCGCATTGGGGGGCAATTCTACGGTGGGATTTTGTACATAACCTCTAACAGTGCCATCTAATCCCGCATCTACCATAACAGTACCTAATGGACCGCCACCTTTAATGGTAATATTAACCCGTGAGTCTTCTTTTTTCATGCTTGATGCTAATAATAAACCTGATGACATCGCTCTACCTAAAGCGGCGGTGGCTACATAGGATAATTTATGTCTTTGCCTAGCTTCTTGTACTGCTTTAGTAGTAATAACTCCGACTGCTCTAATTCCTCCATCGGCGGCTGTTGCCCGAATCAATTGATCTGCCATAATATTCTTTATATTTCTCAACAAATATTTATTTAATTATCATCGATCTGTTGATGAATGATCAACGACAATAATTGACAATGGACAATCAACAATAGACAATAAACTTAGTTTATGTATCGTTGAGAATTTTTTAAACGATTTTTTTTAAATATTATTAACTATCAAATATTTATTTTATGAGTGTATCTAATTCAAGTAAAAATATATCTATTAATTATTCTATTAGTTGGTTTTTTAGGAAATTAATTACTACTATTGCGGATTTACGTTTAGCTATTATTTTATTATTAATCATTGCATTATTTAGTATTAGTGGCACTATTATTGAACAAAGTCAGCCCATTAATTATTATCAAGAAAACTATCCAGAAAGTCCTGCTTTGTTTGGGTTTTTAACATGGCAAGTATTATTAACTATGGGGTTAAATCATGTTTATACAACATGGTGGTATTTAAGCATTTTAGTTTTATTTGGTAGTAGTTTAATTGCTTGTACTTTTAGAAGACAATTACCAGCTTTAAAAGCCGCAAAAATATGGAGTTTTTATGATCAATCAAGACAGTTTAATAAACTAGCTTTAAGTGCAGAAGTTACTACGGAATCTTTGGATAAAATCAATTCTATTGTAGCAAAAAAAGGCTATAAAGTTTATCAAAACGATCATTCATTATATGCTCAAAAAGGTATAGCTGGAAGAATAGGTCCTATTATTGTTCATTTGGGAATGATTCTTGTTTTATTAGGGGCAATTTGGGGAGCATTTACAGGATTTTTTGCTCAAGAAATGATTGCTAGTGGTGAAACTTTTACTATTCAAAATTTTTTAGAAGCAGGTAAATTTACTAACTTAAATCATCCTCAATCTTTTGATATTAAAGTTAATAATTTTTGGATTAAATATACTCCTGACGGCTCAGTTGATCAATTTTATTCTGATTTATCTGTCGTTAATAAAACAGGAGAAGAATTAGAAAGAAAAACTATTTTTGTTAATGAACCTTTACGGTATAATGGTATTACTTTTTATCAAACTAATTGGAGTATTGCGGCAGTTAAAATTCAAGTCAATAACAGTCCTATTTTTCAGTTACCCATGGCAGAATTAACTAGTGAAAGAAAAGGGCGTATTTGGGGTACATGGATTCCTACAAAACCTGATTTAAGTGAAGGAATTTCTTTAGTTACAAAAGACTTGCAAGGTACTATGTTTCTTTATGATATGCAAGGACAATTAATTAGTGCAGTACGTCCAAATATGCCTGTAGAGGTTAATGGAGTTACTCTTAAAATATTAGATTTAATTGGTTCTACTGGTTTACAAATTAAATCTGATCCCGGTGTACCTTTAGTTTATCTTGGTTTTGCACTTTTAATGATTGGTGTGGTGATGAGTTATGTCTCTTTTTCTCAAATTTGGGCATTACAAGAAGGTGATCGTTATTTTATTGGTGGAAAAACTAATCGTGCTCAAGTTGCTTTTGAAAAAGAAATATATGATATTTTAGAAAATCTCTAATAATTAATAATTAACAATTATTTACTATTTATTATTAATCAAAAAAAGATGAGTATTAATGTTATCAGTGTGGAAGAATTAGCAGTTATTTTAAGTGAAGAAAATCCAGAAATACAACTGATTGATGTCAGAGAAGAAAAAGAAGCAGAAATTGCTTTTTTATCTCAATTTAAACTATTACCTTTAAGTCAATATGAACAATGGCAAAGTCAAATTAAAACCATATTCAATCCAGATTTAGAAACAATCGTGATTTGTCATCATGGTATTCGATCAGCTAATATGTGTCAATGGTTGATTAGTCAAGGATTTTCTAAAGTAAAAAATGTATCGGGCGGAATTGATGCTTATGCAATATATATTGACTCTTCTATTGCTCGTTATTAATATTGAATAATATAAAAAGAAATTTATCTTATTGTTCTTTAGGATAAATTAAGGTAGTAACAGGATTTTCTTGGTTTCCTTCCACTTTCATACTTTTATCTTGTAACTTACCAATAGCTTTAATTCCTTTCAAATTAAAGTCTGGATTTATTTGTTTATAATAAACATTGCCCTCGGCATTTATTTCTTTATTATCTAAATTCCAGACTAAATTATCCGCATAAATTTCTACTTCATTTTTTACCGCTTGTCCATAAATTCCTTCATGTAAATAAACTTGATTTTCCTCTAAATTAAATTTAACAATATTTGCTGTTAAAGTCACATCATCTTCTGGTTGAAATAACCTTGTTGCTTGATTAGATTCCATTGTGCGATCGCCATAATTCCAAATAATTCTGGTAGTTGCGCCTTGTAAAGGAGGTTTTAAAGATTGATACTCAATATTTCCATTGAGAATAGCAATATTAGTATTCAAATCCACTTCTACTTGATTAGTTTTGAGTTTATCAGTAACGAATTTATCTTCATAACGTACCATTTCTAATAAATTATTGCCAATAATTTTATTTTCTGGTATTTTCCAATATAAATGCTCAGTTTTAAGTTGTAACGGTGGATTTTTAGTATTAGCAATAATATTTTTAGATAATTCTACAATTTGATCTTTAGTATTATATTTCGCTTCTTTTGCACTAGCTATTAACTTAGTATGATTAGCTTTTATTCCTTTATCTCCAGCCATTATCATAAAATGTTCTTCAGGTTTCCACATCAACTCTTGCCCTTTAAATTCAGCTTTATTTCTAGTATCAAAAGCGATAATTTCGCCTGATAAATAAATCTCTTTTCCATCATTTTTTATCTCTCCTTTTTTCGCACTTACTTGTAAGATAATTTTACCCTTATCAAATAAATTACCTGTTAAATTTTCTAAAATAGCACTTTTTTTATCTTGGGTATAAGTCGCTTTTTTCGTACTTAAACGCCATAAAATTTGACCATCAGAATTTGATTGTTCTAAAGTTGCATTATATAAGACTAAACCTTGTTCTATTTCCCTTTTAAAATTAGAATTTTCTGTTTTTTCTGAAGGCTTATTTCCTTGACAACTAATCAATAAAAAACATAAAAAAATCACAGAAATTTTATTTTTAAATAACATCATTCAATAACTTACAGTTAAAATAATTGGTCAATTAGCAATAGGAAATAAATCAAAGTTTTACTTAATTGTTAGTAAAAATAGAGAATTATTATTGATTATTAATGATAAACTCATCTTGTAAATGATCTACAAAAAGAATGCCGTTAAGATGATCTAATTCATGTTGAATAATTCTAGCAATAAAATTATGATATTCTTGTCGTTGAACATTACCATCACGGGTGATATATTCTACCACAATATTTTGATAGCGAGGAATCTCACCCCGTTTTTCTTTAACACTAAGACAACCTTCTGATGCTATGACAATTTCTTGGGAATGGCTAATAATACGTGGATTAATCATCGCCATAGGTGACATAAAAGGGGCATCAGGATAACGAATATTAGGATGAGAAGCAACGACAATAACTCGACTAGATATACCAATTTGAGGTGCAGCGATGCCGACTCCATGAGATTGTTGTGTGATGAGAATTAATTCGTCAATAAGAGTCTGTATTTTTGCACTATGAATTGCTGTGACTTCGGTAGCTATTTTTCTTAAAATAGGATTCCCCATTTGCAATATTTCAGTACTCATATTGATAATTTTTAATAAAATTTATTATTATTTATTTCTGTTCAAAAACTGATTTAAAAAACAAAAATAGCACCTGTTTTTTGTAAATTAAAAGTACGATTTCCTTGACTAATGCTATCTATTTGGGTAACTCTCAACTCAATCGTGTTATCTGAAGTAACGTTAACTGAATACTTGAGATTGATTCTGGAAGCGTCAGGATTTTTTATATCTGGATAGATAACGATATAAGAAGGGGGTTGAAAATTTTTGAGGGTTTCGGTAGCATCTATAGGAATTGATGAAGGCTCTAATGTGGAATCTGTCAAGGCATAATCTAATGAGATACCACTATCATTGATAATTTTTAGAGTGATTGGTTTAGTTATATCGACTCTAGCAATTGGTTGCCAAAATCCGGGTTGAAAAGTTTCAGCAGGTGGGTTTTGAGCTTGAACAATAGTTGGCATAATAGTTAAATTAGCGGTGGCTAAAATTAAAGAAGAGATAACAAAAGACTTAAACATAATTTAATAACTGTTCATTTAATACGTTGTCATTCTAGCTCAAAATTTATTTTTTGAAAGGAAAAAAAAGAAGTTGGTTTATAGTTATTAATTGTTAATTATTAATTATTAATTATTAAAATTTAGTTTTTCTTCATTTTGACGACGTTTTTTTGCATATAGTTGAATACTTACTGCCATTAAAATCACTAAGCCTACAATTAACCAAGTAGTAATATCTAAAGGTAAACTATTTTTAAAGACGGCTAATAGCACGATAACTAATAATAAGATAGTAGGGGCTTCATTTAAGGCTCGGAATTTTTGTCCACTCCACGAATTTTCACCTTTTTCTAGTTGTTTGATGATTCTGCCACACCAAAAATGATAAATCAACAACAAGCCTACAAATAAAAATTTGATATGTAACCATCCAGATTTTAACACTTCTGGCTCAGTACTTATTAATCCGACTGCCATTGATACGGTGACAATCATCCCCGGAGTAGTAATAATGTTATACAGACGTTTTTCCATCAACTCATATTGTTGTTTTAAAATACTTTGTGCTGGTTCTGGTTTTTCATATGCTTCAGCATGATAAACAAATAATCTCACTAGATAAAATAATCCTGCAAACCAAACCACAATACCGATAAGGTGAAATGCTTTATACCAAAAATAAGCCATAGTTTTATCTTAATTTTTATCAAATAATTAGTAATGAATCATCAATTATCAACTATCAATTATCAACTATCAACTGTCAACTACTAATAATTAATTATTAATTATTTACTATCGTTTTTAACCAATTTTCAAAATTATTACCCCATGCTGTTAAGGAGTAAATTTCTTCCGCACATTGCTTACAATCATAACGGTTAATTTCAGGGATGCGATGAATAGCCCCAACTAATCCATCAATACTATCAGGAGTCACTAAAAAACCTGTCTTACCATCAATGATAATTTCGGCAGGACCTCCTCTAGCATAACTAATAACAGGAACACCACAAGCTAAGGCTTCAATGGCAACGTTACCAAAAGCTTCTATCCAACGAGGTGTCATTAATAAAGCTTGACAATTACCTAATTCTTTTTGTAAATCAATGGTAGATAAAAAACCTTTATATTCTA encodes the following:
- the hemJ gene encoding protoporphyrinogen oxidase HemJ; translation: MAYFWYKAFHLIGIVVWFAGLFYLVRLFVYHAEAYEKPEPAQSILKQQYELMEKRLYNIITTPGMIVTVSMAVGLISTEPEVLKSGWLHIKFLFVGLLLIYHFWCGRIIKQLEKGENSWSGQKFRALNEAPTILLLVIVLLAVFKNSLPLDITTWLIVGLVILMAVSIQLYAKKRRQNEEKLNFNN
- a CDS encoding rhodanese-like domain-containing protein, coding for MSINVISVEELAVILSEENPEIQLIDVREEKEAEIAFLSQFKLLPLSQYEQWQSQIKTIFNPDLETIVICHHGIRSANMCQWLISQGFSKVKNVSGGIDAYAIYIDSSIARY
- the lptC gene encoding LPS export ABC transporter periplasmic protein LptC — translated: MMLFKNKISVIFLCFLLISCQGNKPSEKTENSNFKREIEQGLVLYNATLEQSNSDGQILWRLSTKKATYTQDKKSAILENLTGNLFDKGKIILQVSAKKGEIKNDGKEIYLSGEIIAFDTRNKAEFKGQELMWKPEEHFMIMAGDKGIKANHTKLIASAKEAKYNTKDQIVELSKNIIANTKNPPLQLKTEHLYWKIPENKIIGNNLLEMVRYEDKFVTDKLKTNQVEVDLNTNIAILNGNIEYQSLKPPLQGATTRIIWNYGDRTMESNQATRLFQPEDDVTLTANIVKFNLEENQVYLHEGIYGQAVKNEVEIYADNLVWNLDNKEINAEGNVYYKQINPDFNLKGIKAIGKLQDKSMKVEGNQENPVTTLIYPKEQ
- the hslO gene encoding Hsp33 family molecular chaperone HslO translates to MADQLIRATAADGGIRAVGVITTKAVQEARQRHKLSYVATAALGRAMSSGLLLASSMKKEDSRVNITIKGGGPLGTVMVDAGLDGTVRGYVQNPTVELPPNAMGKLDVGGAVGKDGYLYVVRDVGYGYNYSSTVELISGEVGDDIANYLMTSEQTASALLVGVFVSKEGVTASGGILLQVLPKVAEDPTLVTTLESRVNQLKGFTPLLRQGKTLSHILTDLLGDFGLNIFPEVQMVRFDCGCSFDRVLGALKMLGVDELEDMIVKDGGAEATCHFCGETYQANVDHLNELIQDLQAVN
- the def gene encoding peptide deformylase; the encoded protein is MSTEILQMGNPILRKIATEVTAIHSAKIQTLIDELILITQQSHGVGIAAPQIGISSRVIVVASHPNIRYPDAPFMSPMAMINPRIISHSQEIVIASEGCLSVKEKRGEIPRYQNIVVEYITRDGNVQRQEYHNFIARIIQHELDHLNGILFVDHLQDEFIINNQ
- a CDS encoding cytochrome c biogenesis protein, whose product is MSVSNSSKNISINYSISWFFRKLITTIADLRLAIILLLIIALFSISGTIIEQSQPINYYQENYPESPALFGFLTWQVLLTMGLNHVYTTWWYLSILVLFGSSLIACTFRRQLPALKAAKIWSFYDQSRQFNKLALSAEVTTESLDKINSIVAKKGYKVYQNDHSLYAQKGIAGRIGPIIVHLGMILVLLGAIWGAFTGFFAQEMIASGETFTIQNFLEAGKFTNLNHPQSFDIKVNNFWIKYTPDGSVDQFYSDLSVVNKTGEELERKTIFVNEPLRYNGITFYQTNWSIAAVKIQVNNSPIFQLPMAELTSERKGRIWGTWIPTKPDLSEGISLVTKDLQGTMFLYDMQGQLISAVRPNMPVEVNGVTLKILDLIGSTGLQIKSDPGVPLVYLGFALLMIGVVMSYVSFSQIWALQEGDRYFIGGKTNRAQVAFEKEIYDILENL